One Chromobacterium paludis genomic window carries:
- the lon gene encoding endopeptidase La — MPQPAEILEETTLPLLPLRDVVVFPHMVIPLFVGRAKSIRALELAMDEGKQILLVAQRSASKDEPSAEDLYGVGTIAAVLQMLKLPDGTVKVLVEGRQRATIKQVSEEEGCFVAEFSPLSSELEESNETEAMRRALLAQFEQYVKLNKKIPPEVLNSLAGIDRAGRMADSIIAHLPLKLEQKQEVLEMFDVQTRLEHLMSQLEGEIDILQVEKRIRGRVKRQMEKSQREYYLNEQVKAIQKELGEMDEASDLDELERRIKVAGMSKEAREKAQSELKKLKMMSPMSAEATVVRNYIDTLLDLPWKKKTKISKDVAQAEEVLDEDHFGLEKVKERILEYLAVQQRVDRLKAPILCLVGPPGVGKTSLGQSIARATNRKFVRMALGGVRDESEIRGHRRTYIGSMPGKVLQNMTKVGVKNPLFLLDEVDKLGADFRGDPSSALLEVLDPEQNHAFIDHYAEVEYDLSDVMFVATANSLNIPPALLDRMEIIRLSGYTEDEKVNIALKYLLPKQMQANGVQEGELAVQESALRDIVRYYTREAGVRSLDREIAKICRKVVTGALLKPGKAGKVTVSAKNLDKYLGVRRFDYGLAEEENRIGQVTGLAWTEVGGELLTIEAVSLPGKGNIVRTGQLGEVMQESITAAMSVVRSRARSLGVKPDFYEKSDMHIHVPEGATPKDGPSAGIAMTTAIVSVLTGIPVRADVAMTGEITLRGEVLPIGGLKEKLLAAHRGGIRHVLIPKGNEKDLVEIPANIKQKLEIHPVKWIDEVLALALERQPEALSQEEPAGDIPPAPEAGSAMPVLKH; from the coding sequence ATGCCGCAACCCGCAGAAATTCTAGAAGAGACCACGCTGCCCTTGTTGCCCTTGCGCGACGTGGTGGTCTTTCCCCATATGGTCATTCCGCTGTTCGTCGGACGGGCCAAGTCGATCCGTGCGCTGGAACTGGCCATGGACGAAGGCAAGCAGATCCTGCTGGTGGCCCAGCGCTCCGCCTCCAAGGACGAACCGTCCGCCGAGGATCTTTACGGCGTTGGCACCATCGCGGCGGTGCTGCAGATGCTCAAGCTGCCGGACGGCACGGTCAAGGTGCTGGTCGAGGGCCGTCAGCGCGCCACCATCAAGCAGGTCAGCGAAGAGGAAGGCTGCTTCGTCGCGGAATTCTCCCCGCTGTCCAGCGAACTGGAAGAATCCAATGAGACCGAGGCGATGCGCCGCGCCTTGCTGGCCCAGTTCGAGCAGTACGTCAAGCTGAACAAGAAAATCCCGCCCGAGGTCTTGAATTCGCTGGCCGGCATCGACCGCGCCGGCCGCATGGCCGACAGCATCATCGCCCACCTGCCTTTGAAGCTGGAACAAAAGCAGGAAGTGCTGGAGATGTTCGATGTGCAGACGCGCCTCGAGCACTTGATGTCGCAGCTGGAAGGCGAAATCGACATCCTGCAGGTGGAAAAGCGCATCCGCGGCCGCGTCAAGCGCCAGATGGAAAAGAGCCAGCGCGAGTACTACCTGAACGAGCAGGTCAAGGCCATTCAGAAAGAGCTGGGCGAGATGGACGAGGCCAGCGACCTGGACGAGCTGGAGCGCCGCATCAAGGTAGCCGGCATGAGCAAGGAGGCGCGAGAGAAGGCGCAGTCCGAACTCAAGAAACTGAAGATGATGTCGCCGATGTCGGCCGAGGCCACCGTGGTGCGCAACTACATCGACACGCTGCTGGACCTGCCCTGGAAGAAGAAAACCAAGATCAGCAAGGACGTGGCCCAGGCCGAGGAAGTGCTGGACGAGGATCACTTCGGCCTGGAGAAGGTCAAGGAACGCATACTGGAATACCTGGCGGTGCAGCAGCGCGTGGATCGCCTGAAGGCGCCCATCCTGTGCCTGGTGGGCCCCCCGGGCGTCGGCAAGACCTCGCTGGGCCAGTCCATCGCCCGCGCCACCAATCGCAAGTTCGTGCGCATGGCCCTGGGCGGCGTGCGCGACGAATCCGAAATCCGCGGCCATCGCCGCACCTATATCGGCTCCATGCCGGGCAAGGTGCTGCAAAACATGACCAAGGTGGGTGTCAAGAACCCCTTGTTCCTGCTGGATGAGGTGGACAAGCTGGGCGCGGATTTCCGCGGCGATCCGTCTTCCGCGCTGCTGGAAGTGCTGGATCCGGAGCAGAATCATGCTTTCATCGACCATTACGCGGAAGTCGAATACGATTTGTCTGACGTGATGTTCGTGGCTACCGCCAACTCGCTGAACATTCCGCCGGCGCTGCTGGATCGGATGGAGATCATTCGCCTGTCCGGCTACACCGAGGACGAGAAGGTCAACATCGCCCTGAAATACCTGCTGCCCAAGCAGATGCAGGCCAATGGCGTGCAGGAGGGCGAGCTGGCGGTGCAGGAGTCTGCCCTGCGCGACATCGTGCGCTATTACACCCGCGAGGCCGGCGTGCGCAGCCTGGACCGCGAAATCGCCAAGATCTGCCGCAAGGTGGTGACCGGCGCCTTGCTGAAGCCGGGCAAGGCGGGCAAGGTTACGGTTTCGGCCAAGAATCTGGACAAGTACCTGGGCGTGCGGCGCTTCGATTACGGCCTGGCAGAAGAAGAGAACCGCATCGGCCAAGTGACGGGCCTGGCCTGGACCGAGGTGGGCGGCGAGTTGCTGACCATAGAGGCGGTGTCGCTGCCGGGCAAGGGCAATATCGTGCGCACCGGGCAGCTGGGCGAGGTGATGCAGGAGTCGATCACGGCGGCGATGAGCGTGGTGCGCAGCCGGGCGCGCAGCCTTGGCGTCAAGCCGGACTTCTACGAGAAGAGCGACATGCACATCCACGTGCCGGAAGGCGCTACGCCCAAGGATGGCCCCAGCGCGGGCATCGCCATGACCACGGCCATCGTGTCCGTGCTGACCGGCATTCCGGTTCGCGCCGACGTGGCGATGACCGGCGAGATCACGCTGCGCGGCGAGGTCTTGCCCATCGGCGGCCTGAAGGAAAAGCTGCTGGCGGCGCATCGGGGCGGCATCCGCCACGTATTGATCCCCAAGGGCAATGAGAAAGACCTGGTGGAAATTCCGGCTAACATCAAGCAAAAGCTGGAAATCCATCCTGTCAAGTGGATAGACGAGGTGCTGGCGCTGGCGTTGGAGCGCCAACCCGAGGCTTTGTCGCAAGAAGAGCCCGCAGGCGACATTCCGCCAGCGCCGGAGGCGGGCAGCGCGATGCCGGTGCTGAAGCATTAA
- a CDS encoding HU family DNA-binding protein, whose protein sequence is MNKSELIDAIAAEADISKAAAAKALDGMVAAVTDALKKGDTVTLVGFGTFYVGERAERSGRNPKTGETIKIPAARSPKFRAGKALKDAL, encoded by the coding sequence GTGAACAAGTCTGAACTGATTGACGCCATTGCCGCAGAGGCCGACATTTCCAAGGCCGCTGCTGCCAAAGCGCTGGACGGCATGGTGGCTGCCGTAACCGACGCCCTGAAAAAAGGCGATACCGTGACGCTGGTGGGCTTCGGCACCTTCTATGTGGGCGAGCGCGCCGAGCGCAGCGGCCGCAATCCGAAAACCGGCGAAACCATCAAGATCCCGGCGGCCCGTTCTCCGAAGTTCCGCGCTGGCAAGGCACTGAAGGACGCGCTATAA
- a CDS encoding SurA N-terminal domain-containing protein, with the protein MFEFVQNNKTVIQVILGAVALTFVGFGVGSYSSATDDPYLVKVGNTKIYKRDLDRALEGRPSDPATRQAMLENMIQRELLLSDARDHGATVSPEQLRKFIAAVPLFQDGGKFSAERYAEFLKSRYPSAEAFENEISRDLMVRSQMDSVAGTQFVPQVVIDRVIAILGEAREIQPLLIKPSDFAAEVKTDDAAIKAYYDANAKRFRTAEQVKLDYVVLSQDALAQSIKVSDADVQKYYEQHKADLAGEQRRASHILLTVPKDAKPEQKAKIKAEAEAILKEVKANPAKFAEIAKAKSQDPGSAEKGGDLGFNARGMMVKPFDDAVFAMKPGQISDLVETEYGFHIIRLDAIKSETLDQLKAAIVEKLQKQKAAALFRAQSDKLNEVSYQQADSLKGVVDALKLEVKHSAWLQRNQPAQDEILGNPKLLQAVFSDDVLKKKHNSEVVDVGGGRLVVARVADHQPERQQAIAEVRDQIKAELIAREGAKLADKKGQALLAELKAGKGVDAQQWGAALTVSRRAPGLPQSDMRSIFAVGAAKLPAFAGVHHDDGSYVVYRVNKVVPAPAATDAERAQLGGQLDQVSANGQFAAYLKTLREKYPVTAGKQSLNDNN; encoded by the coding sequence ATGTTCGAGTTTGTTCAGAACAACAAAACCGTTATTCAAGTGATACTGGGCGCCGTGGCCCTGACTTTTGTGGGATTCGGCGTCGGCAGCTACTCCAGCGCCACCGACGACCCCTATCTGGTCAAGGTGGGCAATACCAAGATTTACAAGCGCGACCTGGATCGCGCGCTTGAGGGGCGGCCCAGCGATCCAGCTACCCGCCAGGCCATGCTGGAGAACATGATCCAGCGCGAACTGCTGCTGTCCGACGCGCGCGATCACGGCGCGACGGTCAGTCCGGAGCAGCTGCGCAAGTTCATCGCCGCCGTGCCTCTGTTTCAGGATGGGGGCAAGTTCAGCGCAGAGCGCTACGCCGAGTTCCTGAAAAGCCGCTATCCGTCCGCAGAGGCATTTGAGAACGAAATCAGCCGCGACCTGATGGTGCGAAGCCAGATGGACAGCGTGGCCGGCACCCAGTTTGTGCCGCAGGTCGTCATTGATCGCGTGATCGCCATCCTGGGAGAGGCGCGCGAGATCCAGCCGCTGCTGATCAAGCCTAGCGATTTCGCCGCGGAAGTGAAGACTGACGACGCGGCCATCAAGGCCTATTACGACGCCAACGCCAAGCGCTTCCGCACCGCCGAGCAAGTCAAGCTGGACTACGTGGTGCTGTCGCAAGACGCCCTGGCCCAGAGCATCAAGGTCAGCGATGCCGACGTGCAGAAATACTACGAGCAGCACAAGGCCGACCTGGCCGGCGAACAGCGTCGCGCCTCGCACATCCTGCTGACGGTGCCCAAGGACGCGAAGCCGGAGCAGAAGGCCAAGATCAAGGCCGAGGCCGAGGCCATTCTGAAGGAAGTGAAAGCCAATCCGGCCAAGTTTGCCGAAATCGCCAAGGCGAAGTCCCAAGACCCCGGTTCCGCGGAAAAGGGCGGCGACCTGGGCTTCAATGCGCGCGGCATGATGGTCAAGCCGTTCGACGATGCCGTTTTCGCGATGAAGCCGGGCCAGATCAGCGACCTGGTGGAGACCGAGTACGGCTTCCACATCATCCGCCTGGACGCGATCAAGAGCGAGACGCTGGATCAGTTGAAGGCGGCCATCGTGGAGAAGCTGCAAAAGCAAAAAGCGGCCGCTTTGTTCCGCGCGCAATCCGACAAGCTGAACGAAGTGTCCTATCAGCAGGCCGATTCGCTGAAGGGCGTGGTGGACGCGCTGAAGCTGGAGGTCAAGCACTCCGCTTGGCTGCAGCGCAACCAGCCGGCGCAGGATGAGATATTGGGCAATCCCAAGCTGCTGCAGGCCGTGTTCAGCGACGACGTGCTGAAGAAAAAGCACAATAGCGAAGTGGTGGACGTCGGCGGCGGCCGACTGGTGGTGGCGCGCGTGGCGGATCATCAGCCCGAGCGTCAGCAGGCCATCGCCGAGGTGCGTGACCAGATCAAGGCTGAACTGATCGCGCGCGAGGGCGCCAAGCTGGCCGACAAGAAGGGCCAGGCACTGCTGGCGGAGTTGAAGGCCGGCAAGGGCGTCGACGCGCAGCAATGGGGCGCCGCCCTGACCGTGTCGCGCCGCGCGCCCGGCCTGCCGCAGTCGGACATGCGTTCGATCTTCGCCGTCGGCGCGGCCAAGCTGCCCGCATTTGCCGGCGTGCATCACGATGACGGCAGCTATGTGGTCTATCGCGTCAACAAGGTGGTGCCGGCGCCGGCCGCCACGGATGCGGAGCGCGCCCAGCTGGGCGGCCAGCTCGATCAAGTGAGCGCGAACGGTCAGTTTGCCGCCTACCTGAAGACGCTGCGCGAAAAGTATCCGGTCACCGCCGGCAAGCAGTCGCTCAACGACAATAACTGA
- a CDS encoding LysR family transcriptional regulator has translation MKTLWNLRVFCAVVESKSFVSAARRLGTSPSSVTRALQALEEELGTMLLARSSKLVALTMAGESYYPLAQQMLELQQQAEEELNQQNGSPRGLLRFSAPETLGRELLPRILARLADEHPGLRFEVLYNDAVLEPMRDKLDFSIRGAFPNSSELIGYPLWSYRRHLYASPAYVARHGAPTHPGELPAHRVVIHSAPRVLKAWNFVSDEESLSLNLHAWHRSNSGNGVLDAVRAGLGIARLGDWLAEPLVRRGELLRLCPVFRIVSSQGDDPQMHAVFASRALPRKARLLLEALREAAQARGFGARG, from the coding sequence ATGAAAACTTTGTGGAATCTGCGCGTGTTCTGCGCCGTGGTGGAGTCGAAGAGCTTTGTTTCCGCCGCCCGCCGCCTGGGCACCTCCCCCAGCAGCGTCACGCGCGCGCTGCAAGCGCTGGAGGAGGAACTGGGCACGATGCTGCTGGCGCGCTCCAGCAAACTGGTGGCGCTGACCATGGCTGGGGAGTCCTACTATCCGCTGGCGCAGCAGATGCTGGAGCTGCAACAGCAGGCGGAGGAGGAACTGAATCAACAGAATGGCTCGCCGCGAGGGCTGCTGCGCTTTTCGGCGCCGGAAACGCTTGGGCGCGAGCTGCTGCCGCGGATATTGGCGCGCCTGGCAGACGAGCACCCCGGCCTGCGCTTCGAGGTGCTGTACAACGACGCCGTGCTGGAGCCGATGCGCGACAAGCTGGACTTTTCGATTCGCGGCGCCTTTCCCAACTCCAGCGAGCTGATCGGCTACCCCTTGTGGTCCTATCGCCGCCATCTGTACGCCAGCCCGGCCTATGTCGCGCGCCACGGCGCGCCAACCCACCCCGGGGAATTGCCGGCGCACCGGGTCGTCATCCACAGCGCCCCGCGCGTGCTGAAGGCCTGGAACTTCGTGAGCGATGAAGAAAGCCTCAGCCTGAATCTTCACGCCTGGCATCGCAGCAACTCCGGCAACGGCGTGCTCGATGCCGTGCGCGCCGGCCTGGGCATCGCTCGGCTGGGGGACTGGCTGGCAGAGCCGCTAGTCCGTCGCGGCGAACTGCTGCGGCTATGCCCCGTCTTCCGCATCGTCTCCAGCCAGGGCGACGATCCGCAGATGCACGCCGTCTTCGCCAGCCGCGCGCTGCCGCGTAAGGCCCGCCTGCTGCTGGAGGCCTTGCGGGAGGCCGCGCAAGCGCGCGGCTTCGGCGCGCGCGGCTAG